Proteins encoded in a region of the Saccharothrix ecbatanensis genome:
- a CDS encoding discoidin domain-containing protein: MTRLLAAVVVLGSLLVPVQSASAAQTIGYPTFNGPSVPAPPVGYNTGSTMKAIYDAESGGTDFWMDRLLARPGNDPAGTWLMTRGRGLYMNTHNTAVLGFGGNTAYWDNISGQNAYAITVGSGTLTEQVSSRWQAPSHWKGVYTRTGVRVDVAKFITHNNVAVTNLTVTNTGSASTTLGLRVTSPYATTANGAELTGSRQVKNNLTTIRPRLAGDGFSVANGGLDRSVTLAAGQAVTTKVVMGFVTDEIPESLTEYNAYRGHSPSVAFATHVRDYNRWWADNIPYIDVPDPAIKKNVYYRWWLMRFNYLDVDIPGQDFQFPVSIEGVTGYNNAIALTQPMHIDDLKYLRDPVYSYGPWLSVGQSSKGGRFMDNPGDPENWSNSYTQYISEAAWRSYQIHGGQPPVAGNLAKYAEGDAKGQLATYDTNNNGVIEYDWGAMTGNDADAVSFDWRAGNLDRAETAYVWSGAMAAQQAYALIGDTVKANEMQALADRIRNGVVNTLWNPSRQLLEHKHVGTNTHVPWKEINNYYPYSVGLMPNTAQYREALRLFSDPAEYPVFPFYTANQRDKAAAAAAGHPGSNNFSTINSTVQFRLYSSVLRNYPNQWMTAEDYKKLLYWNTWAQYIGGNTQWPDANEFWANWNAGTRNIDYRSWIHHNILGSSNWTVVEDVAGLRPRTDSRIELSPINIGWSHFAVNNLRYRNMDLSVVWDDPADGVTRYNGVPQGYSVYLNGTRAFTVDRLTRVVYNPATGEVTFPSGAGAVNYNVAVAGLRAPQDVAHNSTRMVDIFAKAGVDLTSTTPNLAQGAAVTASYTASGTSTGAAVDGFPTNEPLWGTSGSPNASDWYEIDFRQQRTTDEVRLHFRDDRAGNRYRAPSSYEVQYWNGSAWVSAAAQSKTPVTPRANYNRVRFTPVVTQRVRVRLTHASGFKTGLTEVKVYNRGGVDPQPPANLALSATPSASYTSPWESVAAVNDGIDPPASNDTVNPRWGTWPNTGEQWAELTWDAAKSVRSAQVYFFDDNGGVRVPASWRLQYWNGSAYVDVTGASGYPVAADRYHEVTFTGVSTTRLRVVLQSGAGSVGLLEVKAFG, from the coding sequence GTGACCAGGTTGCTGGCGGCCGTCGTGGTGCTCGGCTCGCTCCTCGTGCCCGTGCAGTCCGCCTCCGCCGCGCAGACCATCGGCTATCCCACGTTCAACGGGCCGTCGGTGCCCGCGCCGCCCGTCGGCTACAACACCGGCAGCACCATGAAGGCCATCTACGACGCCGAGAGCGGCGGCACGGACTTCTGGATGGACCGCCTGCTCGCCCGACCCGGCAACGACCCGGCCGGGACGTGGCTGATGACCCGCGGCCGCGGCCTGTACATGAACACGCACAACACGGCCGTCCTCGGATTCGGCGGCAACACCGCCTACTGGGACAACATCAGCGGCCAGAACGCCTACGCCATCACCGTGGGCTCCGGGACGCTGACCGAGCAGGTGTCGAGCCGGTGGCAGGCTCCGAGCCACTGGAAGGGCGTCTACACGCGCACCGGCGTGCGGGTGGACGTCGCCAAGTTCATCACCCACAACAACGTGGCCGTCACCAACCTGACCGTCACCAACACCGGCTCGGCGTCCACGACCCTCGGGCTGCGGGTCACTTCCCCGTACGCGACGACGGCCAATGGCGCCGAGCTGACCGGCAGCCGACAGGTGAAGAACAACCTGACCACCATCCGGCCGAGGCTGGCCGGTGACGGGTTCTCGGTCGCCAACGGCGGGCTCGACCGCTCGGTGACGCTGGCCGCCGGTCAGGCCGTGACCACGAAGGTCGTCATGGGGTTCGTCACCGACGAGATCCCCGAGTCGCTGACCGAGTACAACGCCTACCGCGGCCACTCGCCGTCGGTCGCGTTCGCCACTCACGTGCGCGACTACAACCGCTGGTGGGCGGACAACATCCCGTACATCGACGTGCCCGACCCGGCCATCAAGAAGAACGTCTACTACCGCTGGTGGTTGATGCGGTTCAACTACCTCGACGTCGACATCCCCGGCCAGGACTTCCAGTTCCCGGTCTCGATCGAGGGCGTCACCGGCTACAACAACGCGATCGCGCTGACCCAGCCGATGCACATCGACGACCTGAAGTACCTGCGCGACCCGGTCTACTCGTACGGGCCGTGGCTGTCGGTCGGCCAGTCGTCCAAGGGCGGCCGGTTCATGGACAACCCGGGCGACCCGGAGAACTGGTCCAACTCCTACACCCAGTACATCTCCGAGGCGGCCTGGCGCAGCTACCAGATCCACGGCGGCCAGCCACCCGTCGCCGGGAACCTCGCCAAGTACGCCGAAGGTGACGCCAAGGGCCAACTGGCCACGTACGACACGAACAACAACGGCGTCATCGAGTACGACTGGGGCGCGATGACCGGCAACGACGCCGACGCGGTGTCGTTCGACTGGCGGGCGGGGAACCTCGACCGGGCCGAGACGGCGTACGTGTGGAGCGGCGCGATGGCCGCGCAGCAGGCGTACGCGCTGATCGGCGACACGGTGAAGGCGAACGAGATGCAGGCGCTCGCCGACCGCATCCGCAACGGCGTGGTGAACACGCTGTGGAACCCGTCGCGGCAGCTGCTGGAGCACAAGCACGTGGGCACGAACACCCACGTGCCGTGGAAGGAGATCAACAACTACTACCCGTACTCGGTCGGCCTGATGCCGAACACGGCCCAGTACCGCGAGGCGCTGCGGCTGTTCTCGGACCCGGCCGAGTACCCGGTGTTCCCGTTCTACACCGCCAACCAGCGGGACAAGGCCGCCGCCGCGGCAGCGGGCCACCCCGGTTCCAACAACTTCTCCACCATCAACTCGACGGTCCAGTTCCGGCTGTACTCGTCGGTGCTGCGCAACTACCCGAACCAGTGGATGACCGCCGAGGACTACAAGAAGCTGCTCTACTGGAACACCTGGGCGCAGTACATCGGCGGCAACACGCAGTGGCCGGACGCCAACGAGTTCTGGGCGAACTGGAACGCCGGCACCCGGAACATCGACTACCGGTCGTGGATCCACCACAACATCCTCGGCAGCAGCAACTGGACCGTGGTCGAGGACGTGGCCGGGTTGAGGCCCCGCACGGACAGCCGGATCGAGCTCTCGCCGATCAACATCGGCTGGTCGCACTTCGCGGTCAACAACCTGCGCTACCGCAACATGGACCTGAGCGTGGTGTGGGACGACCCGGCCGACGGCGTCACCCGCTACAACGGTGTGCCGCAAGGGTATTCGGTCTACCTGAACGGCACGCGCGCGTTCACCGTCGACCGCCTCACCCGCGTGGTCTACAACCCGGCGACCGGTGAGGTCACGTTCCCGTCCGGGGCCGGTGCGGTGAACTACAACGTCGCCGTCGCCGGGTTGCGCGCCCCGCAGGACGTGGCGCACAACAGCACGCGGATGGTGGACATCTTCGCCAAGGCGGGCGTCGACCTGACGTCCACCACGCCCAACCTGGCACAGGGCGCGGCCGTCACGGCGTCCTACACGGCCTCGGGCACTTCCACCGGCGCCGCGGTCGACGGGTTCCCGACCAACGAACCGCTGTGGGGCACTTCGGGATCGCCCAACGCCTCGGACTGGTACGAGATCGACTTCCGGCAACAGCGGACGACCGACGAGGTGCGGCTGCACTTCCGCGACGACCGGGCAGGCAACCGCTACCGCGCGCCGTCGTCGTACGAGGTCCAGTACTGGAACGGCAGTGCGTGGGTGAGCGCGGCGGCGCAGTCCAAGACCCCGGTGACGCCGCGGGCCAACTACAACCGGGTGAGGTTCACGCCGGTGGTCACGCAGCGGGTCCGGGTCCGGCTGACCCACGCGTCGGGGTTCAAGACCGGGCTGACCGAGGTGAAGGTCTACAACCGGGGCGGCGTCGATCCGCAGCCGCCGGCGAACCTGGCCTTGTCCGCGACACCGTCGGCCTCCTACACGTCACCGTGGGAGTCAGTGGCGGCGGTCAACGACGGCATCGACCCGCCGGCGTCCAACGACACCGTGAACCCGCGGTGGGGCACCTGGCCGAACACCGGCGAGCAGTGGGCCGAGCTGACGTGGGACGCGGCGAAGTCCGTGCGGTCCGCGCAGGTGTACTTCTTCGACGACAACGGGGGAGTGCGGGTGCCCGCGTCGTGGCGGTTGCAGTACTGGAACGGCTCGGCCTACGTCGACGTGACGGGGGCGAGCGGGTATCCGGTGGCCGCCGACCGCTATCACGAGGTGACGTTCACCGGGGTGAGCACGACCCGGTTGCGGGTGGTGCTCCAGAGCGGGGCCGGCTCGGTCGGGCTGCTGGAGGTGAAGGCCTTCGGCTGA
- a CDS encoding glycoside hydrolase family 43 protein: MRIRHRAVKVGAALALVASAVVSPTASAANPIVTGYYTADPAPLVVGNTMYIYAGRDEAAVGNNNFVMREWRVLSSTDAATWTDHGARANVATFPWAGADAWASEVEPRNGKYYWYTSINGNGPGWMDIGVAVGDSPLGPFRDAKGGPLISDSTPNSSGLNIDPTVFTDDDGQAYLYWGGYWGARAAKLKPNMIELDGPVVTPQGLANFWEAPWMFKRNGLYYMMYAANDTNGCVTSSSYACQRYATATSPLGPWTHRGVVLDQVSSTTNHAGVVQFNGQWYIVYHNANAPGGGNFRRSVAVDLLHFNADGTMRKVVQTTAGPPPNPSGGTGTNLGPSATASTSYVSPWETLAAVNNGGTPANSGDRSNLAYGNWPERGTQWVEYTWPTAKSVNRVSTYWFDDDQGIDLPASCQVQYWNGSAYVDVPGQSTCGVAGNTFNTTTFTTVDTTRLRLNVTSKPDFSTGVLEWQVFQA, encoded by the coding sequence ATGCGCATCCGACACCGCGCGGTGAAGGTCGGTGCGGCGCTCGCGCTCGTCGCCTCCGCCGTCGTCAGCCCGACCGCGTCAGCGGCCAACCCGATCGTCACCGGCTACTACACCGCCGATCCCGCACCCCTGGTCGTCGGCAACACGATGTACATCTACGCGGGCCGTGACGAAGCGGCCGTGGGGAACAACAACTTCGTCATGCGCGAGTGGCGGGTGCTGTCCTCCACGGACGCCGCCACGTGGACCGACCACGGCGCGCGGGCGAACGTCGCCACGTTCCCGTGGGCGGGCGCAGACGCGTGGGCGAGCGAGGTGGAGCCCCGCAACGGCAAGTACTACTGGTACACCTCGATCAACGGCAACGGGCCGGGCTGGATGGACATCGGCGTGGCGGTCGGGGACAGCCCCCTCGGCCCGTTCCGCGACGCCAAGGGCGGGCCGCTGATCAGCGACAGCACGCCCAACTCGTCCGGGCTGAACATCGACCCGACGGTGTTCACCGACGACGACGGCCAGGCCTACCTCTACTGGGGCGGCTACTGGGGCGCCCGCGCGGCGAAGCTCAAGCCGAACATGATCGAGCTGGACGGGCCGGTGGTCACGCCGCAAGGCCTGGCGAACTTCTGGGAAGCGCCCTGGATGTTCAAGCGCAACGGCCTGTACTACATGATGTACGCGGCCAACGACACCAACGGCTGCGTCACGTCGTCCAGCTACGCCTGCCAGCGGTACGCCACCGCCACCAGCCCGCTCGGGCCGTGGACACACCGCGGCGTGGTGCTTGACCAGGTCTCCTCGACCACCAACCACGCTGGCGTCGTGCAGTTCAACGGGCAGTGGTACATCGTCTACCACAACGCCAACGCGCCCGGCGGCGGCAACTTCCGCCGTTCCGTCGCGGTGGACCTGCTGCACTTCAACGCCGACGGCACCATGCGCAAGGTCGTGCAGACCACCGCCGGTCCGCCGCCGAACCCCTCCGGCGGCACGGGCACGAACCTGGGCCCGTCGGCCACCGCCTCCACCTCGTACGTCTCGCCGTGGGAGACGCTCGCCGCGGTCAACAACGGTGGCACGCCCGCGAACTCCGGGGACCGCTCGAACCTCGCCTACGGCAACTGGCCCGAGCGGGGCACGCAGTGGGTCGAGTACACCTGGCCCACCGCCAAGTCGGTAAACCGGGTGTCCACCTACTGGTTCGACGACGACCAGGGCATCGACCTGCCCGCGTCGTGCCAGGTGCAGTACTGGAACGGCAGCGCGTACGTCGACGTGCCCGGCCAGTCGACCTGCGGTGTCGCGGGCAACACCTTCAACACCACCACTTTCACCACGGTCGACACCACCCGGCTGCGGCTGAACGTGACCTCCAAGCCCGACTTCTCGACGGGAGTGTTGGAATGGCAAGTCTTCCAGGCGTGA
- a CDS encoding redoxin domain-containing protein: MLWKSASVVALMTLVVSCGSEPMSSGGSPSTTAAPTTSGTAATPGSTAPSEPVPAPSAPVPEQLKFTAKTVAGADFSGESLAGKPAVLWFWAPWCPNCQREAPGVAATAKDNGGVTFLGVAALDEVPAMAKFVDRFKLDGFAHVADKEAAVWKRFGVTAQPAYAFVGRDGKVDVVTTQLSEQELRDRVAALAGS; this comes from the coding sequence ATGCTGTGGAAGTCCGCGTCCGTTGTCGCCCTGATGACCCTGGTGGTGAGCTGCGGGTCCGAGCCGATGTCGAGCGGTGGCTCGCCGTCCACGACCGCGGCGCCGACGACGTCCGGCACCGCCGCGACACCCGGTTCGACAGCTCCGAGCGAGCCCGTGCCCGCGCCGAGCGCGCCGGTGCCCGAGCAGCTGAAGTTCACCGCCAAGACGGTGGCCGGGGCCGACTTCTCGGGTGAGAGCCTTGCCGGCAAGCCCGCCGTGCTGTGGTTCTGGGCGCCGTGGTGCCCGAACTGCCAGCGCGAGGCGCCAGGTGTGGCGGCCACGGCGAAGGACAACGGCGGGGTCACGTTCCTCGGTGTCGCCGCGCTGGACGAGGTGCCCGCCATGGCGAAGTTCGTGGACCGGTTCAAGCTCGACGGCTTCGCGCACGTCGCCGACAAGGAAGCGGCGGTGTGGAAGCGGTTCGGCGTCACCGCGCAGCCCGCGTACGCGTTCGTCGGCCGGGACGGCAAGGTGGACGTGGTGACGACCCAGCTCTCCGAACAGGAGCTGCGTGACCGGGTTGCCGCGCTCGCGGGGTCGTGA